In Rubrivirga marina, the following are encoded in one genomic region:
- a CDS encoding phenylalanine 4-monooxygenase, which yields MTDPTDAPVSAYEKPPADGKEVDPRCVPQNLDGPPPIGDEIEPPDYDEESQENWRFLFERQMSLLPGRAGEAYMEGVETLGMTNREIPHLRDLSRRMEEAAGWRIARIPGLLHERDFFGLLSDRVFPSTDYIRRKDELDYTPAPDCFHDMFGHMPMLCEPAFADFYHLFGQSALHAEGVDRQSLERLHWFTVEFGLIKQEVGERIFGAGILSSKDEVQHALSDAVEKVPFSVDAVIDQDYDVWHLQPKLFVLDSFEQLETDFRAWADSRGLLPADA from the coding sequence ATGACCGACCCGACCGACGCCCCCGTTTCCGCCTACGAGAAGCCGCCCGCCGACGGCAAGGAGGTCGACCCCCGCTGCGTCCCCCAGAACCTCGACGGCCCGCCCCCGATCGGCGACGAGATCGAGCCGCCGGACTACGACGAGGAGAGCCAGGAGAACTGGCGGTTCCTCTTCGAGCGCCAGATGTCGCTCTTGCCCGGCCGCGCCGGCGAGGCGTACATGGAGGGCGTCGAGACGCTCGGCATGACGAACCGTGAGATCCCGCACCTCCGCGACCTCTCGCGGCGGATGGAGGAGGCCGCCGGCTGGCGGATCGCCCGGATCCCGGGCCTGCTCCACGAGCGCGACTTCTTCGGCCTGCTCTCGGACCGCGTCTTCCCCTCGACCGACTACATCCGTCGGAAGGACGAACTCGACTACACGCCGGCGCCGGACTGCTTCCACGATATGTTCGGCCACATGCCGATGCTCTGCGAGCCGGCCTTCGCCGACTTCTACCACCTGTTCGGGCAGAGCGCGCTCCACGCCGAGGGCGTCGACCGCCAGTCGCTGGAGCGACTCCACTGGTTCACCGTCGAGTTCGGGCTGATCAAGCAGGAGGTGGGCGAGCGGATCTTCGGCGCCGGCATCCTCTCGTCGAAGGACGAGGTCCAGCACGCCCTCAGCGACGCCGTCGAAAAGGTCCCGTTCTCGGTCGACGCCGTCATCGACCAGGACTACGACGTGTGGCACCTCCAGCCGAAGCTGTTCGTGCTCGACTCGTTCGAGCAGCTCGAGACCGACTTCCGCGCCTGGGCCGACTCGCGCGGCCTGCTCCCGGCCGACGCCTGA
- a CDS encoding acylphosphatase codes for MDRLEATVSGRVQGVGFRRYVQRWARKLDLAGWVRNEPDGTVRLVAEGDAEALDRLTRLLWGGPPPADVASVDAERGKATGSFDGFDVRYER; via the coding sequence ATGGACCGACTAGAGGCCACCGTTTCGGGACGCGTCCAGGGCGTCGGGTTCCGGCGCTACGTCCAGCGGTGGGCGCGGAAGCTGGACCTCGCGGGCTGGGTGCGGAACGAGCCCGACGGGACCGTCCGCCTCGTGGCCGAGGGCGACGCCGAGGCGCTCGACCGCCTCACGCGTCTCCTCTGGGGCGGGCCGCCGCCAGCCGACGTGGCGTCGGTCGACGCGGAGAGGGGGAAGGCGACAGGATCGTTCGACGGGTTCGACGTCCGGTACGAGCGGTAG
- the prmC gene encoding peptide chain release factor N(5)-glutamine methyltransferase, which produces MTRRALLDDAVDRLAAAGIEDARRNAEWIVEEATGADRAALYARPDVVVEPVEVALVARYVARRASGEPVQYVLGHTDFYGLRVAVTPDVLIPRPETEEVVEEALRRIRDAEAPWVLDVGTGSGAIALAVKHERPDAEVFAVDVSAGTLAVAASNADRLGLDVTFVESDALRPQFAADVPPTFDLIISNPPYVPEAERPGLQVEVRDHEPASALFVPDADPLVFYRALAGHADALLRPGGWLVAETHADLGGAVGQLWTEAGLVKVEVLPDLAGRDRIAVGRQAAPTNTRATRGVA; this is translated from the coding sequence ATGACCCGCCGCGCTCTGCTCGACGACGCTGTTGACCGGCTGGCCGCGGCCGGCATCGAGGACGCCCGCCGCAACGCCGAGTGGATCGTGGAGGAGGCCACCGGGGCCGACCGCGCCGCGCTCTACGCCCGGCCCGACGTGGTGGTCGAGCCCGTCGAAGTGGCGCTCGTGGCGCGCTACGTCGCCCGCCGCGCCTCTGGCGAGCCCGTCCAGTACGTCCTGGGCCACACCGACTTCTACGGGCTCCGGGTGGCCGTCACGCCCGACGTGCTGATCCCGCGGCCCGAGACGGAGGAGGTCGTCGAGGAGGCGCTCCGCCGGATCCGGGACGCCGAAGCCCCGTGGGTCCTCGATGTGGGAACGGGCAGCGGCGCGATCGCCCTGGCCGTCAAGCACGAACGGCCCGACGCCGAGGTTTTCGCCGTCGACGTGTCGGCTGGCACCCTCGCCGTGGCCGCCTCGAACGCCGACCGCCTCGGCCTCGACGTCACCTTCGTCGAGTCCGACGCGCTGCGGCCCCAGTTCGCCGCCGACGTTCCGCCGACGTTCGACCTCATCATCTCGAACCCGCCCTACGTGCCCGAGGCGGAGCGGCCCGGGCTCCAGGTCGAGGTCCGCGACCATGAGCCTGCGTCCGCGCTGTTCGTCCCGGACGCCGACCCGCTCGTGTTCTACCGCGCCCTCGCCGGCCACGCCGACGCGCTCCTCCGCCCCGGCGGCTGGCTCGTCGCCGAGACGCACGCCGACCTCGGCGGCGCCGTCGGCCAGCTCTGGACCGAGGCGGGCCTGGTCAAGGTGGAGGTCCTGCCCGACCTCGCCGGCCGCGACCGGATCGCCGTCGGCCGTCAGGCCGCCCCGACGAACACGCGAGCGACACGGGGCGTCGCGTAG
- a CDS encoding sulfate/molybdate ABC transporter ATP-binding protein, giving the protein MSIQIDHVSKRFGAFTALDDVSLTVPSGELVALLGPSGCGKTTLLRIIAGLEAADAGSLRFDGADATRRPVRERRVGFVFQHYALFRHMTVAENVAFGLTVRPRRTRPPKREIRERVMNLLGLVQLDWTADRYPSQLSGGQRQRVALARALAVEPEVLLLDEPFGALDAQVRRDLRRWLRRLHDELHVTSVFVTHDQEEALEVADRVAVMNAGRVEQVGAPTEVYDRPASPFVVHFLGEVNPMRSVVHHGQADVAGVRFALPDHAETETAAAVAFVRPHDLDLSAEAPAQPSLAVILRGVSAVGPLVRVELERHDTGERLEASVTRERAGTLPLVLGHTLYATPRVARVFVGAA; this is encoded by the coding sequence ATGAGCATCCAGATCGACCACGTCAGCAAGCGCTTCGGCGCCTTCACCGCCCTCGACGACGTGAGCCTGACGGTCCCGTCGGGCGAACTCGTCGCCCTCCTCGGCCCGAGCGGGTGCGGCAAGACCACGCTCCTCCGCATCATCGCGGGGCTGGAGGCCGCCGACGCCGGGTCCCTCCGGTTCGACGGCGCCGACGCCACGCGGCGGCCGGTCCGCGAGCGCCGCGTCGGGTTCGTGTTCCAGCACTACGCCCTGTTCCGGCACATGACGGTCGCCGAGAACGTGGCGTTCGGGCTGACGGTGCGCCCGCGCCGGACACGGCCTCCGAAGCGAGAGATCCGCGAGCGCGTGATGAACCTGCTGGGGCTCGTCCAGCTCGACTGGACGGCCGACCGGTACCCGAGCCAGCTCTCCGGCGGGCAGCGCCAGCGCGTGGCCCTCGCCCGCGCCCTCGCCGTCGAGCCCGAGGTGCTCCTCCTGGACGAGCCGTTCGGTGCGCTCGACGCGCAGGTCCGCCGCGACCTCCGCCGCTGGCTCCGCCGCCTCCACGACGAGCTCCACGTGACGAGCGTGTTCGTGACGCACGACCAGGAGGAGGCGCTCGAGGTGGCCGACCGCGTGGCCGTCATGAACGCCGGCCGCGTCGAGCAGGTCGGCGCGCCGACGGAGGTCTACGACCGGCCGGCGAGCCCGTTCGTGGTCCACTTCCTCGGCGAGGTCAACCCGATGCGGAGCGTCGTCCACCACGGGCAGGCCGACGTCGCGGGCGTCCGGTTCGCCCTCCCCGACCACGCCGAGACGGAGACGGCGGCGGCCGTCGCGTTCGTCCGCCCTCACGACCTCGACCTCAGCGCCGAGGCGCCGGCCCAGCCGTCGCTCGCGGTGATCCTCCGCGGCGTGAGCGCGGTCGGGCCGCTCGTGCGGGTCGAGCTCGAGCGGCACGACACGGGCGAGCGTCTGGAGGCCTCGGTCACGCGGGAGCGGGCCGGCACGCTCCCGCTCGTCCTCGGCCACACGCTCTACGCGACGCCCCGTGTCGCTCGCGTGTTCGTCGGGGCGGCCTGA
- the cysW gene encoding sulfate ABC transporter permease subunit CysW: MHLTIPLYSAAAPIETATTEPPWVRRVLLGTALGFLLLFLGLPLAVVFVQALASGLGTYAAAVTEPVARSAVRLTLMAAGASVVLNPVFGLAAAWAVAKFEFRGKGLLITLIDLPFTISPVVSGLMFVLVFGAHGLFGPWLVAHGLQIVFAAPGIVLATVFVTFPFVARELIPLMQEQGTEEEEAAIVLGARPWQTFLKVTLPNVKWGLLYGVILCNARAMGEFGAVSVVSGHIRGKTNTLPLHVEVLYNEYQFSAAFAVASLLTLLALATLVAKEVVERKAARRTVLLPPERPLLATTEAPA, from the coding sequence GTGCACCTCACGATCCCCCTCTACTCCGCGGCGGCCCCGATCGAGACCGCGACGACGGAGCCACCCTGGGTCCGGCGTGTCCTCCTCGGAACGGCGCTCGGGTTCCTCCTCCTCTTCCTCGGGCTCCCGCTCGCCGTCGTCTTCGTCCAGGCGCTCGCGAGCGGCCTCGGCACGTACGCCGCCGCCGTCACCGAGCCGGTGGCGCGGTCGGCCGTGCGCCTCACGCTGATGGCGGCCGGCGCGTCGGTGGTGCTGAACCCCGTGTTCGGACTGGCCGCGGCGTGGGCCGTCGCAAAGTTCGAGTTCCGAGGCAAGGGCCTGTTGATCACGCTCATCGACCTCCCGTTCACGATCTCGCCTGTCGTCTCGGGGCTGATGTTCGTGCTCGTGTTCGGGGCACACGGCTTGTTCGGTCCGTGGCTCGTCGCGCACGGGCTCCAGATCGTCTTCGCCGCGCCCGGCATCGTCCTGGCGACCGTGTTCGTCACGTTCCCCTTCGTCGCGCGCGAGCTCATCCCGCTGATGCAGGAGCAGGGGACGGAGGAGGAGGAGGCCGCGATCGTGCTTGGTGCGCGGCCGTGGCAGACGTTCCTCAAGGTCACGCTGCCCAACGTGAAGTGGGGCCTGCTCTACGGGGTGATCCTGTGCAACGCCCGCGCGATGGGGGAATTCGGCGCCGTGTCGGTCGTCTCCGGCCACATTCGGGGGAAGACCAACACGCTCCCGCTCCACGTCGAGGTGCTCTACAACGAGTACCAGTTCTCCGCCGCCTTCGCCGTCGCGTCGCTCCTCACGCTCCTCGCCCTCGCGACACTCGTCGCCAAGGAAGTCGTGGAGCGGAAGGCCGCCCGGCGCACCGTCCTCCTTCCCCCCGAGCGCCCCCTGCTCGCCACCACCGAGGCCCCCGCATGA
- the cysT gene encoding sulfate ABC transporter permease subunit CysT has protein sequence MATLSARRATVLPGFGLTLGFTVFYLGLLLALPLTALALKASALSLAEWAALVTDARILAALRLSFSAAFVAATLNAGFGLLVAWVLVRYTFPGRRVVDALVDLPFALPTAVAGIALTTVLAPTGWVGQALEPLGIQAVFTPLGIVIALTFIGLPFVVRTVQPVLADLETDLEEAASSLGATRAQTVRRVILPTLAPALLTGFTLAFARALGEYGSVVFISGNLPFKTEILPLLIMTRLEQFDVAGATAVAALMLVISFALLLAINLLQRWTQRRHV, from the coding sequence ATGGCGACGCTCTCGGCCCGCCGCGCGACGGTCCTGCCCGGCTTCGGGCTCACGCTCGGGTTCACGGTGTTCTACCTCGGCCTCCTCCTCGCCCTGCCCCTCACGGCGCTCGCGCTGAAGGCCTCGGCGCTGAGCCTCGCCGAGTGGGCCGCCCTCGTGACGGACGCCCGGATCCTCGCCGCGCTCCGGCTGTCGTTCAGCGCCGCGTTCGTGGCCGCCACGCTCAACGCCGGGTTCGGGCTCCTCGTCGCCTGGGTCCTCGTCCGCTACACGTTCCCGGGCCGCCGCGTCGTCGACGCCCTCGTGGACCTCCCGTTCGCGCTCCCGACCGCCGTCGCGGGCATCGCCCTGACGACGGTGCTCGCGCCGACGGGCTGGGTGGGGCAGGCCCTGGAGCCGCTCGGCATCCAGGCCGTGTTCACGCCGCTCGGGATCGTGATCGCCCTCACCTTCATCGGACTCCCGTTCGTCGTACGGACGGTGCAGCCCGTCCTCGCGGACCTCGAGACGGACCTCGAGGAGGCGGCGTCGAGCCTCGGGGCGACGCGGGCGCAGACGGTCCGGCGTGTGATCCTCCCCACGCTCGCGCCGGCGCTCCTGACCGGGTTCACACTCGCCTTCGCGCGTGCGCTCGGCGAGTACGGGTCGGTCGTCTTCATCTCGGGCAACCTCCCCTTCAAGACCGAGATCCTCCCGCTCCTCATCATGACGCGGCTGGAGCAATTCGACGTGGCCGGCGCGACGGCGGTGGCCGCGCTCATGCTCGTGATCTCGTTCGCGCTCCTCCTCGCTATCAACCTCCTCCAGCGCTGGACCCAGCGCCGCCACGTCTAG
- a CDS encoding sulfate ABC transporter substrate-binding protein yields MPRFPITLLAGLALGLLAGCADGNSQTPPEADALASVELLNVSYDPTRELYDEFNTAFAQHWKDSTGQDVTVQQSHGGSGSQARAVLDGLGADVVSLALAYDIDQMRTAGLISEGWQTRLPHNSAPYTSAIVFLVRKGNPEGIEDWDDLVRDDVEVITPNPKTSGGARWNYLAAWAYALRQPGGTDATAEAFVTRLFQNVPVLDSGARGATNTFVQRGLGDVLLTWENEAFLAVEELGPDAVDIVVPSLSIRAEPPVALVDRNVDAHGTRAVAEAYLRFLYSPIGQRLAARHYYRPADPQHASPTDLERFPDIDLVTVDDVLGGWSSAQETHFADGGVFDRIYRPGA; encoded by the coding sequence ATGCCTCGCTTCCCCATCACCCTCCTCGCCGGCCTCGCGCTCGGCCTCCTCGCCGGCTGCGCCGACGGGAACTCCCAGACGCCGCCCGAGGCGGACGCCCTCGCCTCGGTCGAACTCCTCAACGTCTCCTACGACCCCACGCGCGAGCTCTACGACGAGTTCAACACGGCCTTCGCCCAGCACTGGAAAGACTCGACGGGCCAGGACGTGACCGTCCAGCAGTCGCACGGCGGCTCGGGCAGCCAGGCCCGCGCGGTGCTCGACGGGCTCGGGGCCGACGTCGTCTCGCTCGCCCTGGCCTACGACATCGACCAGATGCGGACGGCCGGTCTGATCTCGGAGGGCTGGCAGACCCGGCTGCCCCACAACAGCGCGCCGTACACGTCCGCCATCGTCTTCCTCGTCCGCAAGGGGAACCCCGAGGGGATCGAGGACTGGGACGACCTCGTGCGCGACGACGTTGAGGTCATCACGCCAAACCCGAAGACGAGCGGCGGCGCGCGCTGGAACTACCTCGCGGCCTGGGCCTACGCGCTCCGCCAGCCCGGCGGCACGGATGCGACGGCCGAGGCCTTCGTGACGCGGCTGTTCCAGAATGTCCCCGTCCTCGACTCCGGGGCCCGGGGGGCGACGAACACGTTCGTGCAGCGCGGCCTCGGCGACGTGCTGCTGACGTGGGAGAACGAGGCGTTCCTGGCCGTCGAGGAGCTGGGGCCGGACGCGGTCGACATCGTGGTGCCGAGCCTGAGCATCCGGGCCGAGCCGCCCGTCGCGCTCGTCGATCGGAACGTGGACGCGCACGGGACGCGCGCCGTGGCCGAGGCCTACCTCCGGTTCCTCTACAGCCCCATCGGCCAGCGCCTCGCGGCCAGGCACTACTACCGCCCCGCTGACCCGCAGCACGCCTCGCCCACCGACCTCGAGCGCTTCCCGGACATCGACCTCGTCACCGTCGACGACGTGCTCGGCGGCTGGTCGAGCGCCCAGGAGACGCACTTCGCCGACGGCGGCGTGTTCGACCGGATCTACCGGCCCGGGGCCTAG
- a CDS encoding OprO/OprP family phosphate-selective porin — protein sequence MSRPLLLLLAFLAPAAFAQSAPSGPAPEAARPPAAATPVAEAPAAAPVVISADEDGFQIQSPDESFTLRIRGDAQTDGRFFAGDAEELGVDQLYLRRARVNLQGTLGGRYDFKLMPNFGQGRVEIQDAYLDARFTPALAVQAGKFKVPLGLEWLRSPADLHLVELGLPSALVPRRDVGVMVHGRVAGGRLSYELGAFDGALDGQNADGDATDGKDVAARLFAQPFLSGGGVLRGLGLGLAATWGEESGSLAAPAVASYRSVGGRMVDRLRTGTADSTTVVADGARVRYSPQGYLYSGPASLVAEVVVSTQAVRLGAASADLTAMAWQVVGGYVLTGERATYGRLRPAHPLDGSGGFGAVEVSARYGELRYDDDAFPLFASPTANARRTQAWAVGLSWYPTANVRAMANYERTTFALPDAAGAAAALPSENLILTRFQIAF from the coding sequence GTGTCCCGCCCCCTCCTCCTCCTCCTCGCCTTCCTCGCCCCCGCCGCGTTCGCACAGTCCGCCCCGTCGGGGCCCGCGCCCGAGGCGGCTCGCCCGCCCGCCGCAGCGACGCCTGTGGCGGAGGCCCCCGCGGCGGCCCCGGTCGTGATCTCCGCCGACGAGGACGGCTTCCAGATCCAGAGCCCCGACGAATCCTTCACCCTCCGCATCCGCGGCGACGCCCAGACCGACGGGCGCTTCTTCGCGGGGGACGCCGAGGAGTTGGGCGTCGACCAGCTCTACCTCCGCCGCGCCCGCGTCAACCTCCAGGGCACGCTCGGCGGCCGCTACGACTTCAAGCTGATGCCCAACTTCGGGCAGGGCCGGGTCGAGATCCAGGACGCCTACCTCGACGCCCGGTTCACCCCGGCCCTCGCCGTGCAGGCGGGCAAGTTCAAGGTGCCGCTCGGCCTGGAGTGGCTCCGGTCGCCGGCCGACCTCCACCTCGTCGAGCTCGGGCTCCCCTCCGCCCTCGTGCCGCGCCGCGACGTCGGGGTGATGGTCCACGGGCGCGTGGCGGGCGGGCGGCTGAGCTACGAGCTCGGCGCGTTCGACGGGGCGCTCGACGGGCAGAACGCCGACGGCGACGCGACCGACGGGAAGGACGTCGCCGCGCGGCTGTTCGCGCAGCCGTTCCTCAGCGGGGGCGGCGTGCTCCGCGGGCTCGGCCTCGGGCTGGCGGCGACGTGGGGCGAGGAGTCCGGCTCGCTGGCGGCGCCGGCCGTCGCGTCGTACCGGAGCGTGGGCGGGCGGATGGTCGACCGGCTCCGGACGGGCACGGCCGACTCGACGACCGTCGTCGCCGACGGCGCGCGCGTCCGGTACTCGCCGCAGGGCTACCTCTACAGCGGCCCCGCCTCCCTCGTCGCCGAGGTCGTCGTGTCGACGCAGGCGGTCCGCCTCGGCGCGGCGTCGGCCGACCTCACGGCGATGGCCTGGCAGGTCGTCGGCGGCTACGTCCTCACCGGGGAGCGCGCGACGTACGGGCGCCTCCGGCCCGCCCACCCGCTCGACGGCTCCGGCGGCTTCGGCGCGGTCGAGGTGAGCGCGCGCTACGGCGAGCTCCGCTACGACGACGACGCCTTCCCCCTGTTCGCCAGCCCCACCGCGAACGCCCGGCGCACGCAGGCCTGGGCCGTCGGGCTCAGCTGGTACCCGACGGCGAACGTCCGCGCCATGGCCAACTACGAGCGGACCACGTTCGCCCTCCCCGACGCCGCGGGCGCCGCCGCGGCCCTGCCCTCGGAGAACCTCATCCTAACCCGCTTCCAGATCGCCTTTTAG
- a CDS encoding sigma-54 interaction domain-containing protein: MPSSTSDLWREASHTEDLAEAVLRMTSLLSREVPLRCVLVRLYNSEAGVLETVAIGTARSGATPGAPRTHCPAGYLDRLRKRARGRVVLLERHETPGEDAVPAGLRGTAAIGVLEARDATPMGVLVAELAGPLDGAGRSALDASLDPFAAALARHVQLHRLEQLWEAAQATNVSLLARLGRQEIVEEIVGAEGSLRAVMTRVEQVAPTDAPVLILGETGTGKEVIARALHARSPRADGPIVRVNCGAIPPDLIDSELFGHEKGAFTGALATRKGWFERADGGTLFLDEIGDLPLAAQVRLLRILQDGTYERVGGQHTRRVDVRLLAATHRDVETLVHAGHFREDLWYRISVFPVYLPPLRSRRDDLPALARHFAQARGLRLGPDPLDLTDDDMEVLLAYPWPGNVRELAAVIERAAILGGGHRLDVRGAMGTKLHALHERLAEPSAEPAAFLSLDEAMRSHIEEALRRCGGKVEGADGAAALLGINPHTLRGRMRKLGVDWTRFHSR; this comes from the coding sequence ATGCCGTCCTCCACGTCCGACCTGTGGCGCGAGGCCAGTCACACCGAGGATCTCGCCGAGGCGGTCCTACGCATGACGTCGCTGCTGTCGAGGGAGGTCCCACTCCGCTGCGTGCTGGTTCGCCTCTACAACTCGGAGGCCGGCGTCCTCGAGACGGTGGCGATCGGGACGGCCCGGAGCGGGGCCACGCCTGGAGCACCCCGCACCCATTGCCCGGCCGGCTATCTCGACCGGCTCCGGAAGCGGGCCAGAGGCCGCGTCGTCCTCCTGGAACGGCACGAGACGCCCGGCGAGGACGCCGTGCCAGCCGGGCTGCGGGGCACCGCGGCCATCGGCGTGCTCGAGGCCCGGGACGCAACCCCCATGGGCGTGCTCGTCGCCGAGCTGGCCGGCCCGCTCGATGGGGCCGGCCGCTCGGCCCTCGACGCCAGCCTGGACCCGTTCGCGGCCGCCCTTGCGCGGCACGTCCAGCTCCACCGACTGGAGCAGCTGTGGGAAGCCGCGCAGGCCACGAACGTCTCGCTGCTCGCTCGCCTGGGTCGACAGGAGATCGTGGAGGAAATCGTGGGGGCCGAGGGCTCGCTGCGCGCGGTCATGACCCGTGTCGAGCAGGTGGCGCCCACGGACGCCCCGGTCCTGATCCTCGGCGAGACCGGGACGGGGAAGGAAGTCATCGCGCGGGCCCTCCACGCCCGCTCGCCGCGCGCGGACGGGCCGATCGTCCGCGTCAACTGCGGGGCCATCCCGCCGGACCTGATCGATTCCGAGCTGTTCGGGCACGAAAAGGGCGCCTTCACCGGGGCGCTCGCCACTCGAAAGGGGTGGTTCGAGCGGGCCGACGGCGGGACGCTCTTCCTCGACGAGATCGGGGACCTCCCGCTCGCCGCGCAGGTCCGCCTGCTACGGATCCTCCAAGATGGCACCTACGAGCGCGTCGGCGGCCAACACACGCGGCGGGTGGATGTCCGGCTCCTCGCCGCCACACACCGGGACGTCGAAACGCTCGTCCATGCGGGCCACTTTCGCGAGGACCTGTGGTATCGGATCAGCGTCTTCCCCGTCTACCTCCCGCCGCTCCGGTCGCGGCGCGACGACCTCCCGGCCCTCGCACGCCACTTCGCTCAGGCCCGGGGCCTCCGCCTCGGCCCGGACCCGCTCGACCTGACCGACGACGACATGGAAGTCCTCCTGGCGTACCCCTGGCCGGGCAACGTGCGCGAGCTGGCGGCCGTCATCGAGCGGGCGGCCATCTTGGGCGGCGGACATCGCCTCGACGTGCGGGGCGCGATGGGGACCAAGCTCCACGCGCTGCATGAGCGGTTGGCCGAGCCCAGTGCGGAGCCCGCTGCGTTTCTCTCACTCGACGAAGCGATGCGGTCGCACATCGAGGAGGCGCTCCGTCGTTGCGGCGGGAAAGTCGAGGGCGCGGACGGAGCCGCCGCGCTCTTGGGGATCAACCCGCACACGCTCCGAGGGCGGATGCGGAAGCTCGGCGTCGACTGGACCCGGTTCCACAGCCGCTAG